One genomic region from Deltaproteobacteria bacterium encodes:
- a CDS encoding VWA domain-containing protein: protein MKLFVYKKWDGTQEPFSLNKKDVVDQFMENIMKGMSPNMSLARMFWEGFPMAGMNFRVMGLSEMIAELEKKKNDLFSRYNLESAFDKPMDDLRFLLADEAATRARQGRPPLPDYASLPPGLMEKLKTLSSFDFENPESRDLLAQWRHRENDILDLYRFYGEFGEKFRGEEALDFDHAVELMRRFHAIEQVQQRLMSGNISNIDPEDFRRVLGDRAGRSLNILLQLPGLLSEEGVADLDGSKGVGMTPRGMRVLGETAFGKLYHHIRKDRQGRQPGNAPQTGEVEPDSSRPYEYGDRFDLDINRTILGAVTRSHLSGGTVELSPEDIRVREREQLVTSTTVVLLDLSWSMSWEGRFAAGKKVALALGHYIRTRFPKDRFHAVGFSTEARELKGNELALSVWDAQAPYTNLQGGLRLAMQLIRKSGNRNNRVIVITDGQPTAYYLEDKLYVELPESMFGLSPNACRATLAEVRKVTAMGMNIETFMLDDNPVLVEFTHTIAKINRGRAVMCLPNQLGELVLVEEIKRRGGRV from the coding sequence ATGAAACTCTTTGTCTATAAAAAATGGGACGGCACCCAGGAGCCCTTCAGCCTGAACAAGAAGGACGTTGTCGACCAGTTCATGGAGAACATCATGAAAGGCATGAGCCCCAACATGTCCCTGGCACGGATGTTCTGGGAAGGATTTCCAATGGCGGGCATGAACTTCAGGGTAATGGGGCTTTCCGAAATGATTGCAGAGCTCGAAAAAAAGAAAAACGACCTTTTCTCCCGATACAACCTGGAGTCCGCTTTCGACAAACCCATGGATGACCTCCGGTTCCTTTTGGCCGATGAAGCCGCAACCCGGGCCCGGCAAGGGCGACCCCCGCTTCCGGACTATGCATCCCTGCCTCCCGGGCTGATGGAAAAGTTGAAAACGCTCTCCTCATTCGATTTCGAAAACCCTGAAAGCCGGGACCTTCTTGCTCAATGGCGCCATCGGGAAAACGACATTCTCGACCTGTATCGTTTTTACGGCGAATTCGGCGAAAAGTTCAGGGGGGAGGAGGCACTGGATTTCGACCATGCCGTCGAGCTGATGCGCCGGTTTCATGCCATCGAACAGGTGCAGCAGCGGCTCATGAGCGGCAACATATCCAACATAGATCCGGAGGACTTCCGCAGGGTTTTGGGAGACAGGGCCGGGCGATCCCTCAACATCCTGCTCCAACTGCCCGGTCTCCTTTCAGAGGAAGGGGTGGCGGACCTGGACGGAAGCAAAGGGGTCGGCATGACGCCCAGGGGCATGCGGGTGCTGGGAGAGACGGCTTTCGGTAAGTTGTACCACCACATCAGGAAAGACAGGCAGGGCAGGCAGCCGGGAAATGCTCCCCAGACCGGAGAAGTGGAACCGGATTCATCGCGGCCGTATGAATACGGCGACCGGTTCGACCTGGACATCAACCGCACCATTTTAGGGGCCGTGACCCGCAGTCACCTCTCAGGCGGTACTGTCGAGCTGTCCCCCGAAGACATTCGCGTTCGCGAAAGGGAGCAGCTTGTCACATCGACGACCGTGGTCCTTCTGGACCTCTCGTGGTCCATGTCCTGGGAGGGCCGGTTCGCAGCCGGGAAAAAAGTGGCCCTGGCCTTGGGCCACTACATTCGCACCCGCTTCCCCAAGGACAGGTTCCACGCGGTCGGGTTTTCAACCGAAGCCCGTGAGCTCAAAGGCAACGAGCTGGCTCTTTCCGTGTGGGACGCCCAGGCCCCCTACACCAACCTTCAGGGGGGGCTGCGGCTCGCCATGCAGCTCATCAGGAAGAGCGGCAACCGCAACAACCGGGTGATTGTCATCACCGATGGTCAGCCCACCGCCTATTATCTGGAAGACAAGCTCTACGTCGAACTTCCGGAATCCATGTTCGGGTTGAGCCCCAATGCCTGCAGGGCGACCCTGGCCGAGGTGCGCAAGGTCACGGCTATGGGGATGAACATCGAAACCTTCATGCTGGACGACAACCCGGTGCTGGTGGAATTCACCCACACAATCGCGAAGATCAATCGGGGCAGGGCGGTCATGTGCCTGCCGAACCAACTCGGCGAACTGGTCCTGGTGGAGGAGATC